In the Malaclemys terrapin pileata isolate rMalTer1 chromosome 3, rMalTer1.hap1, whole genome shotgun sequence genome, ACCTGATGATTATTCCTTTTTAGAACAATTTTAGTACAATCTGATTAGCCAGAATAGATTCAAAGAAGTGGAGAAATAGCTAgtaaactgactttttaaaaatagttgtttACTGTACTGAAAACCAAAGATTACTTGGATCTCCTGGGGCTAGGGAACTTCAGTTTCAAGATAACGGAAAGATAGAATGTCAGCACAGTTTATGCCAATCTACATTACaatatctaatttaaaaaaaatgttttgcagaactGTTGGGGTGGTATTTTTAAAGCTTAACGTAAATATTTTAAGAGTATTTTTACTTCAGTAAATCCTTGGACCCTTGAAACTGATGTTGTAAATGTTATTTGTTGCAGTTATGCCATTTTGGTAGTcattttgggtgttttttaaagaaagcgtGGCATTACAGATCTATCTATGGATGGCTTggagtggagggggaaggagaacgTACAGTACACATGGGAAGCATTGGGTTTAGTTTGCTGTTGCTCCAGTAACTTTTGTAACAAATATTAAACCCTGTAATAATGTGATGGAAAATTACTATTGAGGTTTGCAGTGTTGTTACATTTTCAGGGTAATGGCTCCTGTGTGTTCCCCTTGAGGGGACCCACTTAAAGACTTCTgactcccagccatcacctctacTGCGTGGAGGCCTGCATCTCACTCCCTTTTAACTgagggttttaaggctgcacagctccctgaccTATACTCTGATATCTCCAGCAAACCAGTCTCCCTAAAAGGCCATTTGCTTTCTCTCAGAGGGCTATGGCCAGTGTATTGCTGGCAGTTACAAGTTGCcatgcacatttattcttaaggtaaaacattacagagaaagcataaaaaaataaaataacctacACACAGCTCATGAGAAGTCACCCCCAGCTCCAACATAGGGTTCTAATAGGCCTCAGTCCTTCAGACCCCACAACTGGGTTTTTCCTGTGGTTACCAAGTTCACATCAGTCTTAAGATCAGGAACCAGACACGAGGCTGGGCAGATCTACCATTTGATTATATAGTTTGGGCCTTTGGTCTCCAGTCTCCAGAAATGTGTAATCACCAGTTGATGGCCTTCTCCTCATGATGTAGCTTcagaaagctgtttttttttttttttcataaccaAAGTCATGGCATTACCCGTTCCCCAGGAAATCCATTTAACACATGTTggcccaaaagtccattcttgtctggcacatttcaATATAGCCATTTTTGTACAGGAAATAAATATTATGGTGTATGTACAGCTCCAATACCTACGTTGAACAATGGTCATGATTTGTGAACAGTAAATGTTACACTTCATGAGTACTCCTATTTTGTAAAGTGTAAAGACTGCTTTGAAACTTGCATTCTAAAGGAAGAGCCCTGTCTCCCACCAAATTAAATGGCATAAACACCTAACCATGTGTAAATAACAATAAACGTAGTGGGAACTTGCAGCTTATGCAATATTGAaattttttaaaccatttaaaataaaagattgagattttctttcaaaataactGTTACTAAAGTAGCTTACAGTTTAAGATTAAATAAGTCTATTTATTTCTAAGGTATTTATAAAGCACCCAATCACCATAGTACCTAGGCACTGAAAACACTAAAACGTGGAGTATAAGACTTCTAAAAAATTGGACCTTTCTGTGGTTTAGTGGCTTTCAGTTGAATATTTTAAAGATAATCCTAGCTTCTGCTTTTGTGGATAAACTTTAATGAAAAGGTTACTTTTGCATTAGGCTTTGATGGTACCTATAGTAGCCGTTCTCAGCTGATGGATTGTGACCTGAAAATGAGTTGGAGCAGTTGCTTAGTAAATGGTGCACGCTGGCTGAGAACTATAAAATCCTATGGTCTGTAAAATCCAACAGAAGCCTGGGTTTGAGGAGATGGAACTCCAGGCCTCCCACTCACTATCCAGTCAgctcctctccccctttcccctacCATTCCAAAGCTAGGATTCTGTGGAGCTATCTTTGTGAGGAGAGTGCCATGCAAGAGGGGAGAATTCCCCATTTTTTTGATGTACAAACCATAAAATGGCTTAATATTTTCCTATAATCCTCTACACACCCAAAAGATTGTGACGTGTAATGTGTCAAGTGTATTTTTCGACATCTTGTGCGTCACAGgccaagagacattaagaaccaCTGAAGCCCATTTTGACCACCTCTGTAGAGAGTTCCTTAGCTTGTCAAGACAAATGTGTTTCATGTCTTTGGGATTCTTTTTGATGTTGAATCTTGATGTAATCTTCCAGCAGTTAACAGGAAGTCTTAACTGTGTGGTGATTTTTGTGacgatatatttaaaaaaaaaaaggggggggggcactagAAAGTTTCACTCATGCTATTTTTGCCCCCTTTATAAAGTCCTTCACAGTCATCAAAGGTCTACATTTTGACCATTCCTCTCAATAATTGGTTTGTTAAAGCTACATCAGACACATCCTGTCTAAAGCACCGAGATAAATGTGGTGCAATCTGTAGCACATTTTGTGAATACTTTATCTGATGACAGGATACAACTGTTTCCCTTTTCTAATGTTGCCCATGCACTGCTTATATCATTTTTTCTTTACATGAAATGTGAAACAGAataaaatattacacacacactaaGAATCTCACTTTTTTACAGTATAATTGTAAAACTGCATAATAAATGTCAGTTTTTTGTCAGAAAAGTAATAATGTCCTTTTTCCCTTTGTAGGTATAAATTAACCTTCTAAAAGGAATTAAACAATGGAACCAGACATAATTCGGATGtactcctcttcccctcctccactaGACAATGGTGCTGATGAGGATGACGATGATGAATTTGGGGAATTTGGTGGATTCTCTGGTGTTGGCACTTCTGGCGTAGGTTTTGCTGATTTTGATGCACCAGACTACAGTAATTCAAAGGAGGAATTTATACCAACAAACCATTTTATGCCAATTCATGATTACTCTGACAATGGAGATAGCCTTGCAACCTTTAACTCTGTTAAAAATGGTAAAGATAAAGACTGCATTGCAGAACTTCCTAAACCCGCTAAAGAACTCTCTGATCTATCAACTAAAACCagcaaagaaaaatgtaaatctaGAACTTCAGGTACTTCCTTTGATGTTAATCTGGAAGATGTAAAGAGACTAGGGGAACAAAAAGAGAACATTGGAAAAGCAGAGGGTTTCTCCTCTGAAGGCCTTAGAACTGATATGAAAGTTACAGGTCAGGACCAGCAAATAGACACTTGTAATGGTGAGAAACTCCCATGTCTAGAGATTCTAACAAATGGTTTTGCAGCATTGGATTCTGTAAATCCTCAGGGAATAGAAGATCTGGACAGCGTCAGTGACTCAAAGGGACTAAAAACTACTAGCACTCAAAGCACCGAGTTAAGTTTAGACTCTGTgcctaccccagctgaggattttGCAGATTTTGCTGCATTCTCAAACAATGAAACAATCCATTTAGAAGAACCAGAACATAAAATATGCAAAGTTTTTAATGAAAGAGAAGCACTGAATGTACAGGAAAACCATATAATAAATAGAGTGGCTGAACAAAGTATTATGAAGGAAGAGTCTTCAGATAGAAGCTATGAATATGAAGGAGAGACTTGCACTGAAGATGAGCCAGCTTGCATTTCAGAAACCAGTTTAGTCGATAATGAAGTCGGTAGTAATTGTGAGCAAGACTCTACAGCACTGGACCATAATGACTTCATCATTTGTAGCACACCCCAAACAACTGAGATTTCAATAGGCACtactgaaaatgcagaaaacactGGAAGGCGAAAATATTGTGACAGTGGAAACAGCAAAGAACTTGATTTTTCTAGGGCTGATGATTCTTCAGAAAGTATCAACTTTACTAAAATTCAAAACCCCACCAGTAATCCTGAAGAAGAAACTGATTTGGGTGATTTTGAAGATGTAAAGAATGGTGAAAGTAGCACTGAATTTCTGTCTTGTAGTGATACAAATGAAGATGAATTTGGTGATTTTGGCACAGTCAGTGGTGCATCTCCTGCTTTTATTAGCGATACTCAAGAGTCAGTGAATGATTCAAGCTTAGAAGAATCTTCTGAACCATCTGCACACTTCAGTGAGCCAAGTGGTAAATTTGGTGAGTTTAGGGATATAAATATTGTGTTAACTGTTGACAAACAAAAATTAGATCCGTCGGAACTAAATCAGACGTTAGAATATAGAGCTACCAATACGCTTTCTGACTTGGAAGTCCCACCTCTTGCTGAGTTGGAAAATGGAGAGAATAGTGAATTTGGAGAGTTTGATTCAGTGCCAAAACCTCAAGATGAGTGCAGTACTTTTCAGGACTCTGATGACTTTGCAGACTTCAGTTCAGCTGGTTGTGACGAAGCTGCAGAGTGGAATGCTTTTGAAGATGAACAGAAAGAAAGCTGTTACTGGGCTGCTTTTGGAGATGAACAAGCTGCTGAATCTCATTATAGAAAAGAGACATGGCAGTCACATAGGACAGATCCATCTCTTGGTATTGACAGCCCGGTGACCCATCAGACTGAGGGTGTTGCTTTGGCATCTTTCCAGGGAGCTGCCAGTAGGCGAGAATCAGCACCTTCAATTCAGGTAACTTTCTATATTTTGTCCcttttggggatttttaaaaattgctttataAGCCTTAACATCACTCAAAAGAGTACTTTTTATCTTCTAATCCATTGTGCATGCAATTCTTTCCCAGTGCACATTTTTGAATATGTGTGAAGCAGTAGCTTTTGTGTATTTCACAAAGAATACTTGTTACAAGAATTTGTATATGGTTCTTGGAAAATGTATTCCTTCCACAGATATATTCCTCTGACAGAAGTAGAACTCCTTTGAAGTTTCCATTATGAGATGCTCTTACAGACTCTCCACCGTGTCATCTTTCAGCTGTTTCATAGATTTACTTACTATTTTGGGGTTTAGAAACAGCTTCAGTGGTTTTCATTATCATTTGATGCCCagatgcaaaataatacaatggtgttctttctaaataaatactttttaaaaagagtaattgAAAGCTGATAGGTCTCCCACTCCCTGAAATGTAGTCTAACATAAGTGACCGATAAACTGATCACCAatcttaatcttttttaaaaaatctgataaaAATGTAAAGTGTTTTCCTAAAACTTTTACTTGTCACTTAGTTCCTGTTCATGCTGTCCACTCTGACTcatgcacagtcagtctgttaCAACATTGTTCCTGGTCTAGTAGTAAAATATGAAATTCTTTCCCTAATGCTTTAAATCTTAAGGTCACACTAATTAGAAAATTAGAGTCAATTGTTATGAAAACTCCTATGTAAGACACTAATTTTGGGGGGAGGCTAAACATTTTGGCAAAGGTATTAATATTCAAGAGTGATTTCTTTTGATCACTGCTAGACCTAAGCAAGAATATGGGGATAGATGACTGTTCAAAAGATGCTGGTAACATTCATTGCATTTTTGCCGTATTGCTAATTGTGTAACTAAATACTAATTTCTAACTTACTAGCTGGGCTTTTTCTTCAGTCATCTGGTTCTCTTGCACCAGGGTTGATGTTTGACTGTAGTTGTACATTCTTGACTTTGGAACAACTGTactgagtttaaatctcccttaGCTGATCGTGTGCAGTGTAGTTATAtgtgtgttggtcccaggatattagagagacaaggtgggcgaggtaatttttttttattggaccaacttctgttggtgagaaagacaagtttTTGTGAGAcactgttcttcaggtctggggaaaggtactctgagcatcacagctaatTGCAAGGTGGAGCAGACTGCCTATGCTAAAGaatttgttccaccttgcatttagctgtgctGCTAAGTATTTCCTTATCTAATTGATAGCATTCTGTATTTGTGTGTTCACTCAATGGAATTACTGTTTAAATGCAGAAACTATGCCAGTACTGTATAGTGACATGGTGAAGATTCTTTTATGAAGGGGAAAACTGAGTTATTTACCAGTAGCTGGAGTTTTCCAAATGTTGACTTCACCAATCGTCCTTCACTCCTGTTTCTCTCTGAGGTGCATGTATTCTGGACAGGGAACAGGCAGCAAGCTTGCTCTGTCTTCTGAATGTAGTCTTAGAGCCATAAGGTGCATGAATCAAGGGATGTAGCGCTGATCTATGCTAACTGCTTTAATGATTCTGGGGTCAATTTTGATGTTGGCTTAACTACAGAAGTTGGCTTGAGTGAGCATTGTATATGGAGAGGAATTATAAGTAACCCAGTTTTGCCAGTAAAATATAGATTATAAATTGGAGGGGGATaaatcaaactgtctgtactgggctagcttgattatcacttcaaaagttttttttctcttacttaattggcctctcagagttggtaagacaactcccacctgtttatgctctctgtatgtgtgtatatatatctcctcattatatgttccattctatatgcatccgaagaagtgggctgtagtccacgaaagcttatgctctaataaatttgttagtctctaaggtgccacaagtactcctgttcttctttttgcggatacagactaacacggctgttactctgaatactGCTACTTGTTCCTCCACTAGCTGAAGTAggagaggtctgtgctgtggatctaaagatGCCAATCCCACTGATATCCCATGGGAGGGTCACTGTAGTTtcacaggatggaatttctgttttacagtttgctttttaaaaatttaggaAACGACATAGAAAAGATCTTAAGgatacaaagtcaagcacttaaaacTAGGCAATGCCAGAAAGCAGGTTGCCTGCACACCATTAATTCTGCCTTGTTGTGCATATAAtgctcccttcccacctcccacccccacacaggacccctgcctcatgcaGTGTACAGGATTGGCAGTGCTTGTGGAAT is a window encoding:
- the AFTPH gene encoding aftiphilin isoform X1, which codes for MEPDIIRMYSSSPPPLDNGADEDDDDEFGEFGGFSGVGTSGVGFADFDAPDYSNSKEEFIPTNHFMPIHDYSDNGDSLATFNSVKNGKDKDCIAELPKPAKELSDLSTKTSKEKCKSRTSGTSFDVNLEDVKRLGEQKENIGKAEGFSSEGLRTDMKVTGQDQQIDTCNGEKLPCLEILTNGFAALDSVNPQGIEDLDSVSDSKGLKTTSTQSTELSLDSVPTPAEDFADFAAFSNNETIHLEEPEHKICKVFNEREALNVQENHIINRVAEQSIMKEESSDRSYEYEGETCTEDEPACISETSLVDNEVGSNCEQDSTALDHNDFIICSTPQTTEISIGTTENAENTGRRKYCDSGNSKELDFSRADDSSESINFTKIQNPTSNPEEETDLGDFEDVKNGESSTEFLSCSDTNEDEFGDFGTVSGASPAFISDTQESVNDSSLEESSEPSAHFSEPSGKFGEFRDINIVLTVDKQKLDPSELNQTLEYRATNTLSDLEVPPLAELENGENSEFGEFDSVPKPQDECSTFQDSDDFADFSSAGCDEAAEWNAFEDEQKESCYWAAFGDEQAAESHYRKETWQSHRTDPSLGIDSPVTHQTEGVALASFQGAASRRESAPSIQTTLLSRLERIFEVCFPSIPVLEIEEEIISLNLFLETSNKQMRTGETLANSGELMEVWTELQDIHDSYGLRYQWGGSHSNKKLLCSLGIDTRNILFTGNKKQPVIVPMYAAGLGMLEPTKEPLKPISAAEKIASIGQTTPVSPEMSTCTSDRFQESLPPVQFDWSSSGLTNPLDASGGSTLLNLDFFGPVDDSSSSSTTTMPGVDPELYELTTSKLETSNASSKVTDAFARLMSTVEKASTSTRKPKKEEHLSEEAAKVISSLPDLTFMHAKVLMFPATLTPSTRCQEKVD
- the AFTPH gene encoding aftiphilin isoform X2 gives rise to the protein MEPDIIRMYSSSPPPLDNGADEDDDDEFGEFGGFSGVGTSGVGFADFDAPDYSNSKEEFIPTNHFMPIHDYSDNGDSLATFNSVKNGKDKDCIAELPKPAKELSDLSTKTSKEKCKSRTSGTSFDVNLEDVKRLGEQKENIGKAEGFSSEGLRTDMKVTGQDQQIDTCNGEKLPCLEILTNGFAALDSVNPQGIEDLDSVSDSKGLKTTSTQSTELSLDSVPTPAEDFADFAAFSNNETIHLEEPEHKICKVFNEREALNVQENHIINRVAEQSIMKEESSDRSYEYEGETCTEDEPACISETSLVDNEVGSNCEQDSTALDHNDFIICSTPQTTEISIGTTENAENTGRRKYCDSGNSKELDFSRADDSSESINFTKIQNPTSNPEEETDLGDFEDVKNGESSTEFLSCSDTNEDEFGDFGTVSGASPAFISDTQESVNDSSLEESSEPSAHFSEPSGKFGEFRDINIVLTVDKQKLDPSELNQTLEYRATNTLSDLEVPPLAELENGENSEFGEFDSVPKPQDECSTFQDSDDFADFSSAGCDEAAEWNAFEDEQKESCYWAAFGDEQAAESHYRKETWQSHRTDPSLGIDSPVTHQTEGVALASFQGAASRRESAPSIQTTLLSRLERIFEVCFPSIPVLEIEEEIISLNLFLETSNKQMRTGETLANSGELMEVWTELQDIHDSYGLRYQWGGSHSNKKLLCSLGIDTRNILFTGNKKQPVIVPMYAAGLGMLEPTKEPLKPISAAEKIASIGQTTPVSPEMSTCTSDRFQESLPPVQFDWSSSGLTNPLDGVDPELYELTTSKLETSNASSKVTDAFARLMSTVEKASTSTRKPKKEEHLSEEAAKVISSLPDLTFMHAKVLMFPATLTPSTRCQEKVD